The following coding sequences lie in one Clostridiales bacterium genomic window:
- a CDS encoding helix-turn-helix transcriptional regulator — MEKNLTILKEFGLKIQQMRKELGISQEELAYRAGFHRTYIGMIERAERNITLSNIKKLADALHVNIKDLF, encoded by the coding sequence ATGGAAAAAAATTTAACAATTCTCAAAGAATTTGGTCTTAAAATTCAGCAAATGAGGAAGGAACTCGGCATCTCACAGGAGGAACTTGCTTATAGAGCTGGATTTCATCGCACATATATCGGCATGATTGAGAGAGCCGAAAGAAATATTACTCTTAGTAATATAAAAAAATTGGCAGATGCCTTACATGTAAACATTAAAGATCTGTTTTAA